A genomic region of Prionailurus bengalensis isolate Pbe53 chromosome D1, Fcat_Pben_1.1_paternal_pri, whole genome shotgun sequence contains the following coding sequences:
- the DCHS1 gene encoding protocadherin-16: MQKEPGIAPSCTGMQSSRHLPLLPLLLLLLLGARVSGAWGQAGSLDLQIDEEQPAGTLIGDISAGLPPGTAAPPMYFISAQEGSGVGTDLAIDEHSGVVRTARVLDHERRDRYRFTAVTPDGATVEVTVRVADINDHAPAFPQARAALQIPEHTALGTRYPLEPARDADAGRLGTQGYALSGDGAGETFQLETRPGPDGAPVPELVVTGELDRENRSHYMLQLEAYDGGSPPRRAQALLDVTLLDINDHAPAFNQSRYHAVVSESLAPGSPVLQVYASDADAGANGAVTYEINRRQSEGDGPFSIDAHTGLLRLERPLDFEQRRVHELVVQARDGGAHPELGSAFVTVHVRDANDNQPSMTVIFLSADGSPRVSEAAPPGQLVARISVSDPDDGDFAHVNVSLEGGEGHFALSTQDSVIYLVCVARQLDREERDAYNLRVTATDSGSPPLRAEATFVLHVTDVNDNAPTFDRQLYRPEPLPEVALPGSFVVRVTARDPDQGTNGQVTYSLAPGAHTRWFSIDPTSGIITTAASLDYELEPQPQLIVVATDGGLPPLASSATVSVALQDVNDNEPQFQRTFYNASLPEGTQPGTCFLQVTATDADSGLFGLLSYSLGAGLGASGSPPFRIDAQSGDVCTTRILDRDQGPSSFDFTVTAVDGGGLKSMVYVKVFVSDENDNPPQFYPREYAASLSAQSTPGTAVLRVRAHDPDQGPHGRLSYYILAGNNPPLFALDEHSGLLTVAWPLARRANAVVQLEIGAQDGGGLQAEPSARVNISIVPGTPVPPVFEQLQYVFSVPEDVAPGTSVGVVQARNPPGRLGSVTLALSGGDPRGLFSLDGASGLLQTLRPLDRELLGPVLELEVRAGSGVPPAFSMARVRVLLDDVNDNSPAFPAPEDTVLLPPSTAPGTPIYTLRALDPDAGVNGRVTFTLLAGGGGAFTVDPTTGHVRLMRPLGPPGGPAHELELEARDGGSPPRTSHFRLRVVVQDSATRGLAPHFDSPIYRVDLPSGTTPGTRVLQVQAQAPDGGPITYHLAADGPSSPFGLEPQSGWLWVRAALDREAQELYTLKVMAVSGSKAELGQQTGTATVRVSILNQNDHSPRLSEEPTFLAVAENQPPGTSVGRVFATDRDSGPNGRLTYSLRQLSEDSKAFRIHPQTGEMTTLQTLDRERQSSYQLLVQVQDGGNPPRSTTGTVHIAVLDLNDNSPTFLQASGAAGGGLPIQVPDRVPPGTLVTTLQAKDPDEGENGTILYTLTGPGSELFSLHPHLGELLTAAPLIRAERPHYVLTLSAHDQGSPPRSSSLQLLVQVLPSVRSAEPPPDPSEPDPAAPVPVVLTVTAAEGMQPGSLLGSVASPELAGVGALTYTLVGGADPEGTFALDAASGRLYLVRPLDFEAGPAWRALTVRAEGPGGAGARLLRVQVRVQDENEHAPAFARDPLALALPENPDPGAALYTFRASDADGPGPNSDVRYRLLRQEPPVPALRLDARTGALSAPRGLDRETTPALLLLVEATDRPANASRRRAARVSARVFVTDENDNAPVFASPSRVRIPEDQPPGPAALHVVARDPDLGEAARVSYRLAAGGDGYFRLHSSTGALSVVRSLDREQRAEHVLTVVASDHGSPPRSATQLLTVSVADVNDEAPAFQQQEYSVLLRENSPPGTSLLTLRATDPDLGANGQVTYGGISGESFSLDPETGVLTTLRALDREEQEEINLTVYARDRGSPPLLTHVTVRVAVEDENDHAPTFGSAHLSLEVPEGQDPQTLTVLRASDPDVGANGQLQYRILDGDPSGAFILDLASGEFGTMRPLDREVEPAFQLQIEARDGGQPALSATLLVTVTVLDANDHAPAFPVPAYSVEVPEDAPAGTLLLQLQAHDPDAGANGRVTYYLGTGAAGAFLLEPSSGELRTATVLDREQCPSYAFSVSAVDGAAAGPLSTTVPVTITVRDVNDHAPTFPTSPLRLRLPRPGPSLSTPTLPLATLRAEDRDAGANASILYRLAGTPPPGTTVDSYTGEIRVARSPVALGPRDRVLFIVATDLGRPARSATGVVIVGLQGESERGPRFPRASSEAMLHENAPPGTPIVSPKAVHAGGSNGPITYSILSGNERGTFSIQPSTGAITVRSAEGLDFEASPRLRLVLQAESGGAFAFSVLTLTLQDTNDNAPRFLRPHYVAFLPESRPLEGPLLQVEADDLDQGPSGQISYSLAASQPARGLFHVDPATGTITTTAILDREIWAETRLVLMATDRGSPALVGSATLTVMVIDTNDNRPTIPQPWELRVSEDTLLGSEIAQVTGNDVDSGPVLWYVLSPSGPQDPFSIGRYGGRLSLTGPLDFEQRDRYHLQLLAHDGPHEGHANLTVFVEDVNDNAPAFSQSLYQVTLLEHTPPGSAILSVSATDQDSGANGHISYHLASPAEGFSVDPNNGTLFTTVGTMALGHEGPGVVDVVLEARDHGMPGRAARATVHVQLQDQNDYTPSFTLPHYRVAVTEDLPPGSTLLTLEATDADGSRAHATVDYSIVSGNRGRVFQLEPRLAEAGEGGGLGPRALGCLVLLESLDFESLTQYNLTVAAADRGQPPRSSAVPVTVTVLDVNDNPPVFTQASYRMAVPEDTPIGVELLHVEASDADPGPHGLVRFTLSSGDPSGLFELDESSGALRLAQPLDCETQSRHQLVVQAADPAGTHFALAPVTIEVQDVNDHGPVFPLSLLSTSLAENQPPGTLVTTLHAIDGDAGAFGRLRYSLLEAGPGPEGREAFALNSSTGELRARVAFDYEHTGSFQLLVGAADAGNLSASVTVSVLVTGEDEYDPVFLAPAFHFQVPEGARRGYSLGHVQATDEDGGADGLVLYSLATSSPYFGINQTTGALYLRVDSRAPGSGTGTSGSGGRTRREAPRELRLEVVARGPLPGSRSATVPVTVDITHTALGLAPDLNLLLVGAVAASLGVVVVLALAALVLGLVRARSRKAEAAPGPMSQAAPLASGSLQKLGREPPSPPPSEHLYHQTLPSYGGPGAGGPYPRGGSLDPSHSSGRGSAEAAEDDEIRMINEFPRVASVASSLAARGPDSGIQQDADGLSDTSCEPPAPDTWYKGRKAGLLLPGAGATLYREEGPPATATAFLGGCGLSPAPTGDYGFPADGKPCVAGALTAIVAGEEELRGSYNWDYLLSWCPQFQPLASVFTEIARLKDEARPCPPAPRIDPPPLITAVAHPGAKSVPPKPASTAATRAIFPPASHRSPISHEGSLSSAAMSPSFSPSLSPLAARSPVVSPFGVAQGPSASALSQESGLEPPDDTELHI, from the exons ATGCAGAAGGAGCCGGGCATTGCGCCTTCCTGCACTGGCATGCAGAGCTCCAGGCACCTCCCCCTGCtaccactgctgctgctgctgctgctgggagcCAGAGTGTCAGGCGCCTGGGGTCAGGCCGGGAGCTTGGACCTACAGATTGATGAGGAGCAACCGGCAGGCACATTGATTGGGGACATCAGTGCAGGGCTTCCACCAGGCACAGCAGCACCTCCCATGTACTTCATCTCCGCCCAAGAGGGCAGCGGGGTGGGCACAGACCTGGCCATCGATGAACACAGTGGAGTGGTCCGTACAGCCCGTGTCTTGGATCATGAGCGGCGAGATCGCTACCGATTCACCGCAGTGACTCCTGATGGTGCCACCGTAGAAGTTACTGTGCGAGTGGCTGACATCAATGACCATGCTCCAGCCTTCCCGCAGGCTCGGGCTGCCCTGCAGATACCTGAGCATACAGCTCTTGGCACCCGCTACCCGCTGGAGCCTGCTCGTGATGCAGATGCTGGCCGCCTAGGAACCCAGGGCTATGCACTATCTGGTGATGGGGCTGGAGAGACCTTCCAGCTGGAGACACGTCCTGGTCCAGATGGGGCCCCAGTGCCAGAACTGGTAGTTACTGGGGAGCTGGACCGAGAGAACCGCTCACACTATATGCTGCAACTGGAGGCCTATGATGGCGGTTCACCCCCGAGGAGGGCCCAGGCCCTGCTGGATGTGACACTGCTGGACATCAATGACCATGCCCCAGCTTTCAATCAGAGCCGCTATCACGCTGTGGTGTCTGAGAGCCTAGCCCCTGGCAGTCCTGTCTTGCAGGTGTATGCATCTGATGCCGATGCTGGTGCCAATGGGGCTGTGACTTATGAGATCAACCGGAGGCAGAGCGAGGGTGATGGACCCTTCTCCATTGATGCACACACAGGACTGCTGCGGCTGGAGCGGCCATTGGACTTTGAGCAACGGCGGGTCCATGAACTGGTGGTGCAGGCGCGGGATGGCGGGGCTCACCCTGAGCTGGGCTCAGCCTTTGTGACTGTGCACGTGCGAGATGCCAATGACAATCAGCCCTCCATGACTGTCATCTTCCTGAGTGCAGATGGCTCCCCACGAGTGTCTGAGGCTGCCCCACCTGGCCAGCTCGTTGCTCGCATCTCTGTGTCAGACCCAGATGATGGTGACTTTGCTCATGTCAATGTTTCCCTGGAGGGTGGAGAGGGCCATTTTGCCCTAAGCACTCAGGACAGTGTCATCTACCTGGTGTGCGTAGCTAGGCAGCTGGATCGGGAGGAGAGGGATGCCTATAACTTGCGGGTTACTGCCACAGACTCAGGCTCACCCCCACTGCGGGCCGAGGCTACCTTTGTGCTGCATGTCACTGACGTCAATGATAATGCGCCTACCTTTGACCGTCAGCTCTACCGACCTGAGCCCCTTCCTGAAGTTGCACTGCCTGGCAGCTTTGTGGTGCGTGTGACAGCCCGGGATCCTGATCAGGGCACTAATGGTCAGGTCACCTATAGCCTGGCCCCTGGAGCTCACACCCGCTGGTTCTCCATCGACCCCACATCAGGCATTATTACCACGGCTGCCTCGCTGGACTATGAATTGGAACCTCAGCCACAGCTGATCGTGGTGGCCACAGATGGGGGCTTGCCTCCTCTCGCCTCCTCCGCCACAGTCAGTGTGGCCCTGCAAGATGTGAATGATAACGAGCCCCAGTTCCAGAGGACTTTCTACAATGCCTCACTGCCTGAGGGCACccagcctggaacctgtttcctgCAG gtGACAGCCACAGATGCAGACAGTGGCCTATTTGGCCTCCTCTCCTATTCCTTGGGTGCTGGACTTGGGGCCTCAGGGTCTCCCCCATTCCGCATTGATGCCCAGAGTGGTGATGTGTGCACGACCCGGATCCTAGACCGAGACCAGGGGCCCTCGAGCTTCGACTTCACAGTGACAGCTGTGGATGGG GGAGGCCTCAAGTCCATGGTATACGTGAAGGTGTTTGTGTCAGACGAGAATGACAACCCACCTCAGTTTTATCCACGGGAGTATGCTGCCAGTCTGAGTGCCCAGAGTACACCAGGCACAGCTGTGCTGAGGGTGCGTGCCCATGACCCTGATCAGGGGCCCCATGGGCGACTCTCCTACTACATCCTGGCTGGCAATAATCCCCCACTCTTTGCCTTGGACGAGCACTCAG GGCTGTTGACAGTAGCCTGGCCCTTGGCCAGACGGGCCAACGCTGTGGTGCAGCTGGAGATTGGGGCCCAGGATGGAGGTGGCCTGCAGGCAGAGCCCAGTGCCCGAGTCAACATCAGCATTGTGCCTGGAACCCCTGTACCACCTGTATTTGAGCAACTACAGTATGTCTTTTCCGTGCCAGAGGATGTGGCGCCAGGCACCAGTGTCGGTGTAGTCCAGGCACGCAACCCACCAG gTCGCTTGGGGTCTGTGACCCTTGCCTTATCAGGTGGGGATCCCCGAGGACTCTTCTCTTTAGATGGGGCCTCGGGGCTGTTACAAACACTTCGCCCTCTGGACCGGGAGCTGCTGGGACCGGTGCTGGAGCTGGAGGTGCGGGCAGGCAGTGGAGTGCCCCCAGCTTTTTCAATGGCTCGGGTGCGTGTGCTGCTGGATGATGTGAATGACAactcccctgccttccctgcaCCTGAAGACACAGTGTTGCTGCCACCAAGCACTGCCCCAGGGACTCCCATCTATACACTTCGGGCTCTGGACCCTGATGCAGGTGTTAACGGTCGAGTCACCTTTACCCTGCtagctgggggtggtggggccTTCACTGTGGACCCCACGACAGGCCATGTACGGCTTATGAGACCTCTGGGGCCTCCAGGGGGGCCAGCGCATGAGCTGGAGCTGGAGGCCCGGGATGGAGGCTCCCCACCCCGCACCAGCCACTTCCGACTACGGGTAGTGGTACAAGACTCGGCGACCCGTGGGCTGGCTCCTCATTTTGACAGCCCCATCTACCGTGTGGACCTGCCCTCAGGCACCACCCCTGGAACTCGGGTCCTGCAAGTGCAAGCTCAAGCACCAGATGGGGGCCCCATCACTTACCACCTTGCAGCAGATGGGCCAAGCAGCCCCTTTGGCCTGGAACCACAGAGTGGTTGGCTATGGGTGCGAGCAGCACTGGACCGTGAGGCCCAGGAGTTGTACACACTGAAGGTAATGGCAGTGTCTGGGTCCAAAGCTGAGTTGGGGCAGCAGACAGGCACAGCCACCGTGAGGGTCAGCATCCTCAACCAGAATGACCACAGTCCCCGCTTGTCTGAGGAGCCCACCTTCCTGGCTGTGGCTGAGAACCAGCCCCCAGGGACCAGCGTGGGCCGGGTCTTTGCCACTGACCGAGACTCAGGACCCAACGGACGTCTGACCTACAGCCTGCGACAGCTGTCAGAAGACAGCAAGGCCTTCCGCATCCACCCCCAGACTG GAGAAATGACCACACTCCAAACCCTGGACCGAGAGCGGCAGAGCAGCTACCAGCTCCTGGTGCAGGTGCAGGACGGGGGGAACCCACCCCGTAGTACCACAGGCACCGTGCACATCGCAGTGCTCGACCTCAACGACAACAGCCCTACCTTCCTGCAGGCTTCAGGGGCTGCTGGCGGCGGCCTCCCTATACAG GTACCAGATCGAGTGCCTCCAGGAACACTGGTGACGACTCTGCAGGCCAAAGATCCAGACGAGGGGGAGAATGGCACCATCCTGTACACACTAACTG GTCCTGGCTCAGAGctcttctctctgcaccctcacTTGGGGGAGCTGCTCACTGCTGCACCCCTGATCCGAGCAGAGCGGCCGCACTATGTGCTGACTTTGAGCGCTCACGACCAAGGCAGCCCCCCTAGGAGCTCCAGCCTCCAGCTGCTGGTGCAA GTGCTTCCATCAGTTCGCTCGGCTGAGCCCCCACCGGATCCATCAGAGCCAGACCCAGCGGCTCCGGTGCCCGTCGTGCTGACGGTGACAGCAGCGGAGGGGATGCAGCCCGGATCCCTGTTGGGTTCCGTGGCGTCGCCAGAGCTGGCGGGGGTGGGCGCACTCACCTACACTCTGGTGGGCGGCGCCGACCCGGAGGGCACCTTCGCGCTGGACGCGGCCTCAGGGCGCTTGTACTTGGTCCGGCCCCTGGACTTTGAGGCAGGCCCGGCGTGGCGCGCCCTCACTGTGCGCGCTGAGGGCCCGGGAGGCGCGGGCGCGCGGCTGCTGCGCGTGCAGGTGCGCGTGCAGGACGAGAACGAGCACGCGCCGGCCTTTGCGCGCGACCCGCTGGCGCTGGCGCTGCCGGAGAACCCGGATCCTGGCGCAGCGCTGTACACCTTCCGCGCCTCGGACGCCGACGGCCCGGGCCCTAACAGCGATGTTCGCTACCGTCTGCTGCGCCAGGAGCCGCCCGTGCCTGCGCTGCGCTTGGACGCGCGCACCGGGGCGCTCAGCGCACCGCGAGGCTTGGACCGGGAGACCACACCTGCCCTGCTGCTGCTCGTGGAAGCCACCGACAGGCCCGCCAACGCCAGCCGCCGCCGCGCAGCGCGCGTTTCTGCGCGCGTCTTTGTCACGGATGAGAATGACAACGCGCCGGTGTTCGCCTCCCCTTCACGTGTGCGCATCCCCGAGGATCAGCCGCCCGGGCCCGCGGCGCTGCACGTGGTAGCGCGGGACCCGGACCTGGGCGAGGCCGCACGCGTGTCCTATCGCCTGGCAGCTGGTGGGGACGGCTACTTCCGGCTACATTCCAGCACCG GAGCGCTGTCGGTGGTGCGGTCCCTGGACCGCGAACAGCGAGCTGAGCACGTACTGACGGTGGTGGCCTCCGACCACGGCTCCCCTCCGCGCTCAGCCACGCAGCTCCTGACTGTCAGTGTTGCTGACGTCAACGACGAGGCACCCGCTTTCCAGCAGCAAGAGTACAGCGTCCTCTTGCGTGAGAACAGCCCTCCTGGCACTTCTCTGCTCACTCTGCGGGCGACTGACCCAGACCTGG GGGCCAATGGGCAAGTGACTTACGGAGGCATCTCTGGTGAAAGCTTCTCCCTGGACCCAGAGACTGGAGTTCTCACAACTCTTCGGGCCCTGGACCGGGAAGAACAGGAGGAGATCAACTTAACAG TGTATGCCCGAGACAGGGGCTCGCCCCCACTCTTGACCCATGTCACAGTGCGGGTGGCCGTGGAGGATGAGAATGACCATGCCCCAACCTTTGGGAGTGCCCACCTCTCCCTGGAGGTGCCCGAGGGCCAGGACCCCCAGACCCTTACTGTGCTGCGGGCCTCTGACCCAGATGTGGGAGCCAACGGGCAGCTGCAGTACCGCATCCTGG ATGGGGACCCATCAGGAGCCTTCATCCTAGACCTAGCTTCTGGGGAATTTGGCACCATGAGGCCACTAGACCGAGAGGTGGAGCCAGCATTCCAGCTGCAGATAGAGGCCCGGGATGGAGGCCAGCCAGCTCTCAGTGCCACTCTACTTGTGACAGTGACCGTGCTGGATGCCAATGATCATGCTCCAGCCTTCCCTGTGCCTGCCTACTCTGTGGAGGTGCCTGAGGATGCACCTGCAGGGACCCTGTTGCTGCAGCTACAGGCTCATGACCCTGATGCTGGGGCCAATGGCCGTGTGACCTACTACCTGGGTACAGGTGCAGCAGGAGCCTTTCTGCTGGAGCCCAGCTCTGGGGAATTGCGCACAGCCACAGTTCTAGACAGAGAACAGTGTCCCAGCTATGCCTTTTCTGTGAGTGCAGTGGATGGTGCAGCAGCTGGGCCCCTGAGCACCACGGTACCTGTCACCATCACAGTCCGTGATGTCAATGACCACGCACCCACCTTCCCCACCAGTCCCCTAAGGCTGCGTCTGCCCCGCCCAGGCCCCAGCCTCAGCACCCCAACCCTGCCTCTGGCCACTCTGCGAGCTGAAGACCGTGACGCTGGTGCTAATGCCTCCATCCTATACCGGCTGGCAGGCACACCACCGCCTGGCACCACTGTGGACTCTTACACCGGTGAAATACGTGTGGCCCGCTCCCCTGTAGCCCTGGGTCCCCGGGATCGTGTCCTCTTCATCGTGGCCACCGACCTTGGCCGTCCAGCTCGCTCTGCCACTGGTGTGGTCATTGTTGGGCTGCAGGGGGAGTCTGAGCGTGGACCCCGCTTCCCTCGGGCTAGTAGTGAAGCCATGCTCCATGAGAATGCACCCCCAG GGACTCCCATTGTCTCCCCCAAGGCTGTCCATGCAGGGGGCTCAAATGGACCAATCACCTACAGCATTCTCAGTGGGAACGAGAGAGGGACTTTCTCCATCCAGCCTAGTACAG GAGCCATCACAGTTCGCtcagcagaggggctggacttCGAGGCAAGCCCACGACTGCGACTGGTCCTGCAAGCAGAGAGCGGGGGAGCCTTTGCCTTTTCTGTGCTGACCCTAACCCTGCAAGACACCAATGACAACGCTCCCCGCTTCCTGCGGCCCCACTATGTGGCCTTCCTGCCTGAGTCCAGGCCCTTGGAGGGACCCTTGCTGCAG GTGGAGGCAGATGACCTGGACCAAGGCCCCAGTGGACAGATCTCTTATAGTCTGGCCGCATCCCAGCCAGCACGGGGATTGTTCCATGTAGACCCAGCCACGGGCACTATTACTACCACAGCCATCCTGGACCGTGAGATATGGGCTGAAACACG ACTGGTACTGATGGCCACAGACCGAGGAAGCCCAGCCCTGGTGGGCTCAGCTACCCTGACGGTGATGGTCATTGACACCAATGATAATCGCCCCACCATCCCCCAGCCCTGGGAGCTCCGAGTGTCAGAAG ATACGCTCTTGGGCTCAGAGATTGCACAGGTAACAGGGAATGATGTGGACTCAGGACCCGTGCTGTGGTATGTGCTGAGCCCATCTGGACCCCAGGATCCCTTCAGCATAGGTCGCTATGGAGGCCGCCTCTCACTCACGGGCCCCCTGGACTTTGAGCAACGTGACCGCTACCACCTGCAACTGCTGGCACATGACGGGCCTCATGAGGGCCATGCTAACCTCACAGTGTTTGTGGAGGATGTCAATGACAATGCACCTGCCTTCTCGCAGAGCCTCTACCAG GTGACACTGCTTGAACACACACCCCCAGGCAGTGCCATTCTCTCCGTCTCTGCCACTGACCAGGATTCAGGTGCCAATGGTCACATTTCCTACCACCTGGCTTCCCCTGCTGAGGGCTTCAGTGTTGACCCCAACAATG GGACCTTGTTCACAACAGTGGGAACAATGGCCTTGGGCCATGAGGGGCCAGGAGTGGTAGACGTGGTGCTGGAAGCACGAGATCATGGGATGCCAGGCCGGGCAGCACGAGCCACAGTGCATGTGCAGCTGCAGGACCAGAATGACTACACCCCTAGCTTCACATTGCCACACTACCGTGTGGCTGTGACTGAGGATCTGCCCCCTGGTTCCACCCTGCTCACCTTGGAGGCTACAGATGCCGATGGAAGCCGCGCCCATGCCACCGTGGACTATAGCATCGTCAGTGGCAACCGAGGCCGAGTTTTCCAGCTGGAACCCCGGCTGGCTGAGGCTGGTGAAGGTGGTGGACTAGGTCCCCGGGCATTGGGCTGCCTGGTGTTGCTTGAGTCTCTAGACTTTGAAAGCCTAACCCAGTACAACTTAACTGTGGCTGCAGCTGACCGGGGCCAGCCACCTCGCAGTTCAGCTGTTCCTGTCACTGTCACTGTGTTGGATGTCAATGACAACCCACCTGTCTTCACTCAAGCATCCTACCGCATGGCAGTTCCTGAGGACACACCCATTGGAGTTGAATTGCTGCATGTGGAGGCCTCTGACGCTGACCCGGGTCCTCATGGCCTTGTGCGTTTCACGCTCAGCTCAGGTGACCCTTCTGGGCTCTTTGAGCTGGATGAGAGTTCAGGTGCCTTGCGACTCGCCCAACCCTTGGACTGTGAGACCCAGTCTCGACATCAGCTTGTAGTGCAGGCTGCCGACCCTGCTGGGACACACTTCGCTCTGGCACCAGTGACTATCGAAGTCCAGGATGTGAATGACCATGGCCCAGTCTTCCCTTTGAGCTTGCTCAGCACCAGCCTGGCAGAGAACCAGCCTCCAGGCACTCTTGTGACCACTCTGCATGCGATTGATGGGGATGCTGGGGCTTTCGGAAGGCTTCGCTACAGCCTGTTGGAGGCCGGGCCAGGGCCTGAGGGCCGTGAAGCATTTGCACTGAACAGCTCAACAGGAGAGTTGAGGGCACGAGTGGCCTTCGACTATGAGCATACGGGAAGCTTCCAGCTGCTGGTGGGTGCTGCCGACGCCGGGAATCTCTCAGCCTCAGTCACTGTGTCGGTGCTGGTGACAGGGGAGGATGAGTATGACCCGGTATTCCTGGCTCCAGCTTTCCACTTCCAGGTGCCAGAAGGTGCCCGGCGTGGCTACAGCTTGGGTCATGTGCAGGCCACAGATGAGGATGGAGGTGCTGATGGCCTGGTGCTCTATTCCCTTGCCACCTCTTCCCCCTATTTTGGTATCAACCAGACTACAGGTGCTCTCTACCTTCGAGTGGACAGTCGGGCACCAGGCAGCGGGACAGGCACTTCTGGGAGTGGAGGCCGGACACGACGTGAGGCACCACGGGAGCTGAGGCTGGAGGTGGTGGCACGGGGGCCTCTGCCTGGTTCCCGGAGTGCCACAGTGCCTGTGACTGTGGATATCACCCATACTGCCCTGGGCCTGGCACCTGACCTCAACCTGCTGTTGGTGGGGGCTGTGGCGGCCTCTCTGGGAGTTGTGGTGGTGCTTGCTCTAGCAGCACTGGTCCTAGGGCTGGTGCGGGCCCGTAGCCGCAAGGCTGAGGCAGCACCCGGTCCAATGTCACAGGCAGCGCCCCTGGCCAGTGGCTCTCTGCAGAAGCTAGGCCGAGAGCCGCCCAGCCCACCGCCCTCAGAGCACCTCTATCACCAGACTCTCCCCAGTTATGGTGGGCCAGGAGCTGGAGGACCCTACCCCCGTGGTGGCTCCCTGGACCCTTCACACTCAAGTGGTAGAGGCTCAGCAGAGGCTGCAGAGGATGACGAGATCCGCATGATCAATGAATTCCCACGTGTGGCCAGTGTGGCTTCTTCCTTGGCTGCCCGTGGCCCCGACTCAGGCATCCAGCAGGATGCAGACGGGCTGAGTGACACATCCTGTGAGCCACCTGCCCCTGATACCTGGTATAAGGGCCGCAAGGCAGGGCTGCTGCTGCCAGGTGCAGGAGCCACTCTGTACCGAGAAGAGGGCCCACCAGCCACTGCCACAGCCTTCCTGGGGGGCTGTGGCCTGAGCCCTGCACCCACTGGGGACTATGGCTTCCCAGCAGATGGCAAGCCATGTGTGGCAGGTGCACTGACGGCCATTGTGGCTGGTGAGGAGGAGCTCCGTGGCAGCTATAACTGGGACTACCTGCTGAGCTGGTGCCCTCAGTTCCAGCCGCTGGCCAGTGTCTTCACAGAGATTGCCCGGCTCAAGGATGAAGCTCGGCCATGTCCCCCGGCTCCCCGTATTGACCCACCACCCCTCATCACTGCTGTGGCCCACCCAGGAGCCAAGTCTGTGCCCCCTAAGCCAGCCAGCACGGCTGCAACCCGGGCCATCTTCCCACCAGCTTCTCACCGCTCCCCCATCAGCCACGAAGGTTCCCTATCCTCAGCTGCCATGTCCCCCAGCTTCTCTCCCTCACTGTCTCCTCTGGCTGCTCGCTCACCCGTTGTCTCACCATTTGGGGTGGCCCAGGGCCCCTCAGCCTCAGCACTCAGCCAAGAGTCTGGCCTGGAGCCACCTGATGACACGGAGCTGCACATCTAG